The nucleotide sequence CAGCGTTACAAGAGTTTTCCGATTCAGGATGACGAACATTTTCTGGTCGTCTGCCGCTATGTCGAGCGAAATGCCCTGCGCGCGGGCATGGTTCGCAAAGCCGAGAATTGGCGTTGGGGGTCGCTGTGGCGCTGGTTGCAAAAGCCCGAACCCCAACCAAGGCTGCTGTCGCCGTGGCCGCTGTCTCGATCGCCTCGTTGGGCTGATCGAGTCAACGAACCACTGACCGAGAAAGAGCTGGAGGCCGTTCGACGATGTGCGCATCGAGGAGCGCCGCTGGGTGACGAAGGCTGGGTGGAGTCGATCGCCAGGCGGTTGAATCTGGAGTCAACATTGCGACCGCGGGGGCGTCCACGAGTGCACAAGCCATAAAAAGAGGCCTGACCCGAATGGCACTTAATCCACGGCAAAGTCTTGTGATGTCTGCACTTAGCGTCGATTGACAGCAGGGGGCTTCACTTGCGATGAGTTTGGTTATCTAACGACCTAAACACACGCAGCAAGGAAGCCCCCCGTGTTTCAATCCGAACTCAGTTCGTTCCGTCGGCGGCTGATCGTCGCACGCCAGTCCGGTGATCTCTATTTCGCTTCGCTGCTGGATCGAAAGACTATCGCATCGGCATTTGGCGAAGCAACCGGCATTCTTGATTCGGCCAGAATTTATACAACAGCCGTCACGCTGTGGGTGTTTCTCTCGCAAGTCCTCTCGGTCGACCATGGCTGCGTCTCGGCCGTCGCGAAGCTCATACATTATCGCTGCGCCCGCGGGCTTGGACGCTGCAGCAGTAAGACCGGAATGTATTGCATCGCGCGCGACAAGCTGGACGAATCGGCCATGCACCGACTGGTCACCAAGGTCGGCCAGGATATCGACGATCAAGCACCTGACGATTGGCTGTGGCTCGGTCACCGAGTCGTCACTGGGGACGGCACGACGATCACGATGGCCGACACGCCCGAAAACCAAGCCGAGTATCCTCAGCAACGCGGCCAAGCGGTCGGTTGCGGTTTCCCGATCATGCGGGTCGTTGTGCTCTTTGCGTTGTCCACCGGCGTGGTGCTCGAAACGGCGATGGGCAAGTATCGAGGCAAGCTAACAGCGGAAGTGAGTTTGTTTCGCGAAGTCGACCAGATCATACAAGAAGACGACGTTTTCCTGGCTGATCGGGCCTATTCGAGTTGGTTCGACATGGCTCGATTGATGTCCCGTGGTGCTCATGTGGTCGTCCGCAAACACCAACTTCGCAAGAGTGATTTTCGAACCGGTATCCGTTACGGCCAAGACGATCACACGATCCACTTGGATAAGCCTTCGCGGCCCGACTGGATGAGCGATCGGGAGTACGCCGAGTATCCTGACTTTATCACGATCCGTGAGATCAAAATACGAGTCGACAATCAAGGCTTTCGGACTCGCGAGATCATCGTCCACACCTCGCTGCTTGATGATCGTGATTACAGCAAAGACGATATCTCGGCACTGTTTCGTCGGCGTTGGC is from Crateriforma conspicua and encodes:
- a CDS encoding transposase, which encodes MPRPPRADEAGGLYHALNRANMRAEIFKKPEDYEAFERILAEGLELCEIELYSYQLMPNHYHLVLRPLVDGEMSRFMGWVGGTHTMRYHAHYGTSGMGHLYQQRYKSFPIQDDEHFLVVCRYVERNALRAGMVRKAENWRWGSLWRWLQKPEPQPRLLSPWPLSRSPRWADRVNEPLTEKELEAVRRCAHRGAPLGDEGWVESIARRLNLESTLRPRGRPRVHKP
- a CDS encoding IS4 family transposase; translated protein: MFQSELSSFRRRLIVARQSGDLYFASLLDRKTIASAFGEATGILDSARIYTTAVTLWVFLSQVLSVDHGCVSAVAKLIHYRCARGLGRCSSKTGMYCIARDKLDESAMHRLVTKVGQDIDDQAPDDWLWLGHRVVTGDGTTITMADTPENQAEYPQQRGQAVGCGFPIMRVVVLFALSTGVVLETAMGKYRGKLTAEVSLFREVDQIIQEDDVFLADRAYSSWFDMARLMSRGAHVVVRKHQLRKSDFRTGIRYGQDDHTIHLDKPSRPDWMSDREYAEYPDFITIREIKIRVDNQGFRTREIIVHTSLLDDRDYSKDDISALFRRRWQAELHLRSLKTIMQMDHLRCKRPHRVRNDLRAHMLAYNLIRQVMCDAAMSGKLQPWQVSFKRTMSTLVELLPTLNVISNVDELCEVLFQSCRRQVVGNRPDRYEPRVLKRRAKGYKLMQKPRRDYKPGEA